The sequence below is a genomic window from Haemophilus pittmaniae.
TGACAGAAAAACGCCGAAATTTCGGCGTTTTTTCATTTTTAAATCAATATCAATAAAATCAATGACTTACAATCATTTTTAGAGAAAACTCTGATTTTCAAAGGGGCGTTTGACATTTCTCTGTACAAAAAATACTGGATTTTTTTAGCTTTATAACCTAGTATTTTACTCAACTTTCTATACTACCCCTGGAGGATATATGTCTTTTGCCAATCAACAACTCGGCACTATTGCTGTGCATGTTCCCGGCGCAACTGCCCTATTTCGCGAATTAGAAATTGATTTTTGCTGTGGTGGCGCACGCACACTCAGTGCTGCGGCGGAAGCCAAAAATTTGGACTTAGCACAGATTGAAGCCCGTTTAACGGAATTGGCCAACAATCAGCCGACAGAAAACGATCAAGATTCCGATGTTTACTGGCTGAACGCACCTTATGCGGAAATGACCGATTTTATTATCAAACGTTATCATGATGTGCATCGCGCTCAGTTACCTGAACTGATTGAATTAGCTGAAACGGTAGAACGCGTACATGCCGAACGCGCTGAATGTCCGCAGGGTCTTGCCGCTGAATTACGCGCTATTTTCGAAGAACTCAGCAATCACACGATGAAAGAAGAGCGTATTTTATTCCCAATGATCAACGCCGGTAACTATGCGATGGCACAAATGCCGATTCGTGTGATGGAAATGGAACATGAACAAATGGGTGATCAACTGGAAGTGTTGAAAAAACTCACCAATCACTTTGTTCCACCGGCAGATGCTTGTAATACCTGGCAGGCGCTCTATCGTGGTATCGCGCAATTTACCGATGATCTGGTCATGCATACCCACCGTGAAAACAATATTTTATTCCCAAGAGTGTTAGCAGAGATTCGTTAATCCGTTCCCGAATAAAATAAATAGGCCTTGCAATCGCAAGGCCTATTTTTATATCCATCTATTGGGCTTCAGCCCCCCGATATAAGCGATTCTTATACAAATAGCTACCTAATAGCGCATAAGCCAACGCCTGTTTCTTCATCGCCTCCGGCACTTCTGATGGTGTTAAAGTATCTTTTTGCTGATCATAGAAATATCCCTGTGCCGGTCGATTTGGAATTTGAATAACAACTTGATGCTTTCCATCCATCATCGCTTGGGTTTGGTCAAACTGCATCAATGCACGGTTCGGATTCACATTTTGGGTTAAATCAAAGCCTATCATCGGGTAATCGCCACTCACACCAGCTAAGGAAAGTAAGGTCGGTGCCATATCAATTTGACTGACTAACCGATTGTCGCGGCGTGGTGTAATCCCTTCTCCCAAGATTAGCCCCGGAATATGGAAATGTTTAATCGGCATCAAACTGGCACCAGCCACCCGTGAATCATGGTCGGCAATAATTAAGAAAATCGTATCCGCCCAATAATTGGATTGTTTAGCCAATTTGAAAAAATGTCCAATCGCATAATCGGCATACTTAGCACTGTTATTGCGAGTTGTTTGTGGTTGTTCATAAAGATCGATTTTTCCAGAAGGAAATTCAAAAGGATCATGATTGCTAGAACTGAAAACCAAACTAAAAAACGGTGTCCCTTGCGCTTGCCATTGGCTAAACATTTCGTTGGCTTTATCAAATAAATCCTCATCACTCACCCCCCAGGTAGCAGTAAATTGCGGATTCTGATAATCAGCCTGATCGATAATGGTTTGAAAGCCGTTACCGTAAAAAAAGCCGGCCATATTGTCGAAGTGTTTTTCACCGCCATAGATAAACGAGGTGTGATATCCCTGTTTAGCTAAAAGTTCAGCTATCGTAAAGAAGCCATTTTGACTGTTATTTAACTTCACCACAGCTCGTGCTGGAGTTGGGGTAAAACCTGCAGTCACTGCTTCAATACCACGTACTGAGCGGGTACCGGTGGCATACAAATTATCAAACAGCCATCCCTGTTGGGCTAATTGGTCAAATTCCGGTGAGAGTGGCTTACCACCAAGGCTACCAATAAATTGAGCCCCCAGGCTTTCCTCCAAAATAATTACAATATTTTTTGGCTTGCCTTGGAACGTTGCAATATTACGGGTAAGCGTTGGATATTTTGAGGAAATATAATCGCTATCCGGACGACCACGTGTTGTCTTTATGGTCGCTAGCATTTCATCAACCGGCATTTTGCCATAAGCCTCAGAGGAAATTTCCTCATCCTTAAATTGCTGCACCGCATATAACACCGAATAACCGGAATTTAATACTAACGAATTAACTAGGCTATCTGAAGAAAATGCTACCATCGCCGGATTCACCCCGCGATGTTGCAAACTGGAACGGGCTCCAACAAAAGCAATTACCGCCACCAATAACGCGGCAACAGGGCGCCAACGCCAGCGCATCGGGCGTAAATCGGATACCGCCCAAGCGCTTAGTCGCCAGTAGCTCCAAATGGCGAATAAGGTAATTAATAATGTGATAATCACGGCACTTAAATGGCCGTTCACTAGCATAGAAAAAACTTCTTGGGGATAAATTAAATACTCAATAAAAAGCCGATTTGGACGGAAATCATAGGTTTCAATAAACGCTGGCGTAGCCAATTCCATAAAAAGAATAAAGACCGAACCAATCGTTAGCCAACAACGTAAAATGCATAACCACAGACGATTTGTGTGAAATAACAGCGTAAATAATGCCGGCACACCAAATAAATAGCATAGGGCAACAATATCCATGCGTAACCCTTGCAAAAATAATTGCCCCCAACCATTTACGGCGGTTACCCGTTCTGCCTGCCATAATGAAAGTCCCAACCGGGATAAACTGAAAACAAATAAATTAATCAGGATAAAAATCCCAATCGGAAAAAAAGGAGATCGGGTCTTTTTCATAAATATTCCCCATAATAATGAAACACCGCGTTTCGACAATATATGTCTTTGAAAGTGCAATAAAAAATACGGCCGCTTCCAAATTATAAGATTGGAAACGGCCGTATGATTTCAGTAATTATTGTTCTTGTGCTTTTACTGCTGCATAAGCAATCATATTAATAATGCGTCGAACAGAAGCACTTGGATTTAAAATATGCGCAGACTTATTCATGCCCATTAAGATTGGCCCTACGGTAATTGCCGTAGTCGTACCACGCAATAAGCTATAACTAATACGCGCCGCACTTAAATTTGGGAATACCAATAAGTTAGCCGAACCTTTCAATGGACTTTCAGGCATGATTTCCCGGCGATGCGCTTCATTCATCGCAAGATCACCACGCATTTCACCATCAATCATTAATTCCGGTTTACGCTCATTCACCAATTGCAATACTTCTCGCATTTTTGACGCGCCTAATGCGTTGGAAGAACCGTAATTTGAATGGGATAGCAAGGCTACCGCCGGTTCTAGACCGAAACGACGTACTTCCTCCGCTGCCATTAGCGTAATTTCAGTCAATTCCTCGGCATTCGGATCAGTATTTACGTGCGTATCGGTTAAGAACACGTTACCACTTGGTAGAACCAAACTGTTTAAGGCAGCTGCTGCTTTTACGCCTGGTTTCAAACCAATGATATCGGTAATGGAGGCCAAATGTTTACCGTAGGAACCAAATAAACCACAAATCAAACCATCAGCATAGCCCAGATTCACTAAAGTGGATGCCAATACTGTTGTATTGGAACGTACCACCCGTTTGGCGATGGCTTCGGTAATTCCTTTACGTTTAGTTAGTTGATAATAATGCTTCCAGCATTCTTCATAGCGTGGGTTATTTTCATTATCGATTAATTCAAAATCCACACCCGGTTGCATACGCAAACCTAATTTTTTGATTTTTTCTTCGACAACACTCTGACGGCCAATCAAAATTGGTTTAGCTAATCCCATTAAAATCACTTCGTGAGTTGCATGTAATGCATTTACCTCTTCCCCTTCAGCAATAATAATGCGTTGTTTGGATTCTTTCGCCTGATTGAAAATTGGGCGCATAACCAAACTGGTTTTATAAACGAATTGGGTTAATTTTTCGGTGTAATTATCCCAATTTTCAATTGGACGGGTAGCCACACCGGAGTCCATTGCCGCTTTCGCTACCGCTGGTGCAATGCGTACGATTAAGCGCGGATCAAATGGACGAGGAATGATATATTCCGGACCAAAAATCGCACCTTCACCGCCATAAGCGGAAGTCACTACATCGCTTTGTTCTTCCAATGCAAGATCCGCAATGGCATATACCGCGGCACGTTTCATTTCTTCATTAATGGCTGTCGCGCCAACATCTAATGCTCCACGGAAAATAAATGGGAAACAAAGCACATTATTCACTTGGTTCGGATAATCGGAACGGCCGGTACAAACAATCGCATCAGGACGAACAGCCTTAGCTTCTGGTGGAGTAATTTCCGGATTTGGATTTGCCAACGCTAAAATAATCGGATGTGCAGCCATGGATTTAACCATATCTTGAGTTAAGGCTCCGGCAGCAGAACAGCCTAAAAATACATCGGCATTCGGAATAGCATCGGCCAATTTACGCCAGCCATTGTCTTCAATCGCATAATCCAATTTGGTTTGGTCCATACGATCACCGCGCTCTTTATAAACAACGCCTTTAGAGTCGCAAATCACAATATTTTCCCGTTTCATGCCAAGGCTTACCAATAAATTTAAGCAAGCAATAGAAGCAGCCCCGGCACCAGATGCAACCAAACGCACATCTTCAATTTTTTTATCCACAATACGTAACGCATTAATTACCGCTGCAGCACTAATGATCGCAGTACCATGTTGGTCATCATGGAAAACAGGAATATTCATGCGCTCGCGTAATTTACGTTCAATATAAAAACATTCCGGTGCTTTAATATCCTCAAGGTTCACACCACCAAAGGTCGGTTCTAAGGAAGCGATAATATCCACTAATTTATCCGGATCATGCTCATTCACTTCAATATCAAAAACGTTAATGCCGGCAAATTTTTTAAATAATACGCCTTTACCTTCCATTACAGGTTTTCCGGCCAAGGCGCCAATATTCCCCAACCCCAACACAGCGGTACCATTAGAAATCACCGCGACTAAATTACCACGGGCTGTGTATTTATAGGAATTTAGCGGATCTTTTTCGATCTCTAAGCAGGGTTCGGCAACACCTGGAGAATAAGCTAACGCAAGATCGCGTTGGGTAGCGAGGGATTTAGTTGGGGTGACTTCAATTTTTCCCGGAATTGGAAACTCATGGAAATCCAATGCGGCTTGGCGTAGTTGATCGCTCATGCTAATACTCCATATTTTTCATTAAGGGTTAAGAACGCGAGGATTATACGCATGTTTACAGGTTAAATTTGTGACCTGCCGCAAATTTTCACAAATTTGTTACATCGTTTTGGAACTTCTATTCATTAAAGAATATTATCGCCTTTCTTCACATTTATTAGCAAAGGAGCTACCATAACGCGCTAATTAAATGAGGTCATTATGCTGTTATTTACGAAATTTCGAAGTGCGATTAATAAACTCCAACGTTTGGCAATCAACAAACAACTCAAACAACGGCTCACCAATCACAATATGTCTGTTATCTCGGCCAACTGCGTTGGAGCTTTTATCCTGCATGATTTAAATGAGCCCTTTAACTCCCCTTTCGTCAATCTCTACCTGACACCCCGCGATTTTATCCGTTATCTGCAAAATATGCCCCATTATCAACGACAGCCATTAAAATTTATCGAAACGGACAAACGCTATCCTGTCGCCCTATTGGATGACTTAGAAATTCACTTTATGCATTACTCCAATCCCCAAGAAGCCGAGCAGAAATGGCAACAGCGTAATCAACGCATTGATCCGAATAATCTTTTTATCATGATGACTGATAAGGATGCCGGACGAGGAGCCAGCTATGAAGAATTACAGGCTTTTGATCGTCTACCGTTTAAAAATAAAGTGGTATTTACCCACAAACCTTACCCAGAACTAGCCAGCGCTTGTTATATCAAGGGATTTGAAGATGCCAAAGAAGTCGGTGATTTATTTACCTATCCCGGCTGGAACGGACATAAATACTATGATCAATTCGATTATGTTGACTGGTTTAACCATCCTTAAGGACACATTGTGAGACTGGACAAATTTATTGCAGAAAATACCGAACTCACTCGCTCTCAAGCCACTAAAGCATTACGTAGCGGTTTGATTAGCGTCAACGGCACTATTCAAAAAAGTGGCGCTACCCAGGTCACAGAGCCCGATCAAATTATGTTTGATGACGAACTTTTACCTTGGGTGGAAGAAAATCTCTATTTCATGTTTCATAAACCGGTCGATGTAGTTTGTGATCATGATGATGCTAACTATCCTTCTGTTTACCAATTCTTTGCACCGCCTTACGCACAAAAACTGCACACCGCCGGTCGTCTGGATGCAGATACAACAGGCTTAGTCTTACTCACTAATGACGGTCAATGGTCACATCGTATTACCTCACCCAAACACCATTGTGAAAAAACTTATTTAGTTACCTTGGCCGATCCCGTAGAAAGTTATTATCAGCAGCGCTGCCTGGAAGGTATTTTGCTGCGTGGTGAAAAACAACCAACAAAGCCCGCAAAATTAGAAGTCTTAGACGATTACAACGTAAATCTCACCCTGAGTGAAGGTCGATACCATCAAGTAAAGCGCATGTTTGCGGCCCTTGGCAATAAGGTCGTTGGACTACATCGTTGGAAAATCGGTAATTTAGTGCTGGACGAAGAGCTCGCCGAGGGTGAATACCGCCCATTAAGCCCACAAGAAATTGAAGATCTCGTGCATGAATAACGGCAAACCTACCTTTATTTTTATCCTCGCCCTAAGCATCCTATCGATGCTACCGCCCTTGGGCGTGGATATGTACATTCCCGCATTTCTGAGTATCGCTAAAGATTTTTCGGTAAGCCCAGAAGAAGTTCAACATACCCTCACAGCATTCGCTTACGGGATGGCTACCGGACAATTGTTTTGGGGACCATTTGGTGACAGTTTCGGGCGCAAACCTATTATTTTGCTTGGTGTGATTATCGGAGCCTTAACCGCATTGTTATTAACCGATATCAGTAGTCTCGGCAATTTTATTGCATTGCGTTTTATCCAAGGTTTTTTCGGTGCTGCACCCGTCGTATTAGCCGGAGCATTACTGCGTGACCTATTTAGTAAAGATCAGCTTTCTAAGGTCATGTCTACCATCACTCTAGTTTTTATGATCGCACCATTACTAGCTCCAATTATTGGGGGGTATATCGTCAAATATTTCCATTGGTCGATGATTTTTTACGCTATCGGTACTATGGGATTACTGGCCGCACTATTGGTTTGGCGCATCGTGCCGGAAACCCATCAAGAAGAAAATCGCATTCCTCTACGCCTCAATATCATCGCACGTAATTTCATCAGCCTCTGGAAACAAAAAGAAGTGCTTGGTTACATGTTTGCTGCCTCCTTTGGTTTCGGCGGACTATTTGCCTTTATTACAGCTGGCTCTATCGTGTACATCGGGATTTATCACATTCAGGTTGATCACTTCGGTTACTTTTTTATGCTAAATATTGCCATTATGACCGGTGCAACCTATCTTAATCGACTTCTTGTATTGAAACTCGGTGCAGAGAACATGCTGCGTTTAGGGTTGAGCGTACAATTTATCGCAGCGATTGTATTAGTACTCACCGCCCTATTTGACTGGGGCTTTTGGCCAATGGCTATCGGTATCGCCTTTTTCGTTGGACAAAATCCGTTAATTTCCTCCAATGCCACAGCATCAATCTTAGAAAAATTCCCACTACTTGCAGGGACTGCCAATTCGATGGTTGGTAGCGTACGATTTGCAGTCGGCGCAATCACCGGTTCTTGCGTGGCGGCAATGAAAATGGACAGCGCGGCGCCAATGTTGTTTACCATGGCGGTTTGCTCGCTAATAGCCGTCAGCAGCTATTATTGGCTGATTGTCCGTCCGAAAAAATGATTTTGTGACGACACCTAATAAAATCAATAACTTAGCTTTATTTTTTAGAAAAACTCTGTAAAATGCGGGTGCGTTTTAAGTTTTCTTAAAACTCAGGAAAATACAAATTTTCCGTTTATTTATAAACTTCTACTAAGTTTTACTGTCTAACCCGCTACTGTCGTCTTATAATTGACAGGTCGATTTTGACAATTAGCTTCATAAAAAGGATCTCAATCTATGAACAAAATGACTAAATTCAGTGCAGCAGCGCTTCTTGCACTTTTCTTAACCGCTTGTGACAAACCGGCAGACAAAGCTCCTGCAGCAGATGCAGCACCAGCGAAAACTGAACAACAAGCAGCTCCAGCGGCTCCAGAACAAGCTCCTGCAGCAGATAAAGCACCGGCTAGCGAACCAGCAGCTGCACCAGCGACTGCAAATGCAAGCGCCGATGAAACAGCAGATTATCAAGCCTTCATGAAATGGAATGAAGAACAAGCACCGACTCAATTAGCTGCTCAACAAAAATTCCAACAAGCGTTAACTGAAGCGGTTGCAACCAAGGATGAGAAAAAAGTTCGTGCTGCAATCGATGAATTCAACAAATCCGTTGAAGATGCAATTAACAGCTTAGACAAATTAGAAGTAAAAACTGAATTGCTAAAAACTATCAAAGCTCAAAACCAAGATGTGTTGAAATTAGCAAGCGGTTTATTGGTTGATCAAGCAGATTTCGCATTAAAACAACCAACTGAAGCACAAACTAAAGCTTATGCTGAAAAAGCACAACAATTACAAGACAAAATGATGGAATTGCAAAAATCTGGCGCTGCATTAGCCGCGAAATTCGCTCCAGCTGCACCACAAGCGCCAGCTGCCAAATAATCATTTTTTCTACATTAAAAACCTTACCCTTCTCGGTAAGGTTTTTTATTTTCAAAAACCATCATCTCCATGATTTTGAGCCACTTCAGATCATTTTCAAAACAACCCCAATAAAATCAATAGCTTAGCCTACATTTTAAGAAAAACTCGGTAAAACGATAGGGCGTTTTCTCTAGTGTCAAAACCATTTACCGATTTGCTATCCATTGATTCCTCAAAAAATTGTGAGAAAAAACAATAATAATCCATATTTTTTGAACAAAAACATAGAATTTGCATTTTCCTATTATTTATTCTGCTCTTCACTTTACAATAGGGAGGTTTTAGGATAATAAGGAAACTTCACATCCAAACGCCTAATGACAAGGAGGCTCAAATGCAACACAAATTACTTCTTTCAGCGCTTACCCTCGCCCTTTCCTACTCCGTGCAAGCGGTCGTCGTGCCAGAGGGAACGCAACTGGACGAAAAACAACATATCGTGATCAATAACGGGGCGGAACCACAAAGTTTTGACCCACAAAAAACCGAAGGCGTACCGGAATCACAAGTGGCCTACCAATTATTCGAAGGCTTAGTCACTACCGATTCAGACGGTAAACTTCTACCGGGTGTTGCTGAAAGTTGGGAAAACACACCGGACTTCAAAACCTGGACATTCCATTTACGTAAAGATGCCAAATGGTCCAATGGCGAACCGGTCACAGCTCATGATTTTGTGTTTGCTTGGCGCCGTTTGGTGGATCCGGCTACAGCCGCACCTTACGCAAGCTTTTTGAGCTATTTGCAGGTTGAAAATGCCCAAGACATTATTGATGGCAAGAAAAAACCAGCCGACTTAGGTGTTGAAGCGAAGGATGATTATACCTTTGTTATCCATGCGACAAATCCGGTGCCTTATGCAGTTAGTCTAACCACCCACCAATCCCTATTACCATTGCCGCAAAAAGTAGTCGAAAAATTCGGTGATGCTTGGGTGAAAAAAGAAAATATCGTGGGTAACGGTGCTTATAAGCTCACCAACCATGTGATTAATGAAAAAATCGAATTTGAACGTAATCCACTCTATTGGAACGATAAAGAAACCGTAATCAATGGTGCGACTTTCCTGGCTATTGAAAACCCAAGTACCGATGTAGCACGTTATCGTGCCGGCGATTTAGATATCACTAGTTATGCTTTACCACCGGAACAATTCGCTAAATTACAAAAAGAGTTACCTGGTGAAGTATTCACAACACGAACTCTTGCGACCTATTCTTACGAGTTAAACAATAAGAAAGCGCCTTTTGATAACGTGAATGTTCGTAAAGCCTTGAACTTATCCCTTGATCGTAATGTGATCACCGATAAAGTTTTAGGCCAAGGTCAAACACCAACTTATGTGTTTACGCCAACCTACATCGAAGAAGGTCAGCTCATTCAACAACCTGCTTATTCAAAAGAACCAATGGCACAACGTAATGAAGAAGCTATTAAACTCTTAGAGGAAGCTGGTTACAGCAAAGCGAATCCATTAAAATTCAGCATTCTTTACAACACCAACGAAAACCACAAGAAAGTCGCCATCGCTGCAGCTTCTATGTGGAAAGCCAATACTAAAGGCTTAGTGGATGTAAAATTAGAAAACCAAGAATGGAAAACCTATATCGATAGTCGTCGTGCCGGTCGTTACGATGTTGCTCGTGCAGGATGGAATGCGGACTACAACCAAGCAACCACATTTGGTAACTATTTCTTATCTAATTCCAGCAATAACACCGCGAAATATGCGAATCCGGAATATGATAAAGCAATAGCCGAATCCTACGCTGCAACCGATGCTGAAGGGCGTGCAAAAGCCTATGCGAAAGCCGAAGAAATTCTTGCAAAAGATTACGGTATCGTACCAATCTTTAACTATGTCAATCCGCGTTTAGTGAAACCTTATGTAAAAGGCTACACTGGCAAAGATCCGCAAGATCAAATCTACTTACGCAATCTTTATATTATTAAACATTAATTTATTGCCGATATTTAGTGCGGTTAAAAATCCCTTGTTTTTAGCCGCACTTTTCCTATTTTGGTTGGAGTTGTTATGCTCAAATTTATTTTTAAACGGCTGTTGGAAGCCTTACCGACGCTGTTTATTTTGATTACTTTTTCCTTCTTTCTGATGCGCCTCGCCCCTGGCAGTCCGTTCACCTCGGAACGTGCTTACCCGCCAGAAGTTATGGCAAATATCGAGGCTAAATACCATTTAAATGAACCATTACATAAACAATATTTTCTTTATTTGGAAAATCTCTCCAAAGGCGATTTTGGTCCCTCTTTTAAATATAAAGATCAATCGGTCAACGACTTAATTGCCTCCGCTTTTCCTGTTTCCTTAAAATTAGGTATGATCGCTTTCGCCTTTGCCGTGGTCTTGGGCGTAACCGCCGGTACCCTTGCCGCACTCAACCAAAATAGTCGTTGGGATTATATTTTGATGAGTTTCTCTATGCTCGGGGTCATTATGCCAAGCTTTGTCTTTGCCCCGGTTTTAGTGCTGATTTTCGCTATTTATTTAGGCTGGTTGCCGGCCGGTGGTTGGAACGGTGGCGCGGCCATGTATATTGTGTTACCGGTGGCTTCGTTGACTATCGCGTATGTCGCGGGAATTGCGCGGATTATGCGAGGATCCATGATTGAGGTACTGCACTCCAACTTTATTCGTACCGCCAAAGCTAAAGGACTTTCAACCTCAAGAATCATTTTAAAACATGCTTTGCGCCCTGCTCTTTTACCTGTGATTACCTATTTAGGGCCTGCTTTTGTGGGGATTATTACCGGCTCAATGGTAATCGAAAGCGTATTTGGTTTACCTGGCATGGGGTTATTATTTGTAAACGGTGCATTAAACCGTGATTACTCTTTGGTGTTAAGTCTCACCATTTTAGTGGGCACATTGACCATTTTATTTAATGCGATTGTGGACATTCTATACGCCATTATCGATCCAAAAATTCGTTATTAAGGACAAGTTATGACAGATTATCGTACTCAGCCGATTAATCAGAAAAATGCGGATTTTGTGGAGCAAGTGGCTGACCGTATTGAAGAAATGCAACTGGAAGGCCGCAGCCTATGGCAAGATGCGAAACGCCGTTTTTTCCGCAATAAGGCTGCCGTTGCCAGTCTCATTATTTTGGCATTTATTATTATATTTATCACCATTGCGCCTTGGTTCTTCCCCTTTACCTATGAAGACACCGATTGGAATATGATGAGTAGTGCACCGACTATGGAAGGTTATCACTTCTTTGGTACTGATGCCTCTGGTCGAGACTTGTTGGTACGTACTGCTATCGGTGGACGTATTTCCTTATTGGTCGGTATTGCTGGTGCTTTCATTTCCGTGACTATCGGCACAATTTATGGCGCAATTTCCGGCTATGTGGGTGGCAAGACAGATATGTTAATGATGCGTTTTTTAGAAATTCTTAGCTCATTTCCATTTATGTTTTTCGTCATTTTGTTGGTGACCCTTTTTGGCCAAAATATTTTCTTGATTTTTATCGCGATCGGGGCCATTGCCTGGCTTGGTCTTGCGCGTATCGTGCGGGGACAAACCCTCAGCCTAAAAAATAAAGAATTTGTCGAAGCGGCGATTGTTTGTGGCGTGCCACGTCGCCAAATCATTTTCAAGCATATTATTCCAAATGTATTGGGCTTAGTGGCTGTGTATGCCTCACTTGAAGTACCAGGACTCATTCTATTCGAATCATTCTTAAGCTTCTTAGGCTTAGGAACTCAAGAGCCGATGAGTAGCTGGGGAGCGCTATTAAGTGATGGTGCAGCACAAATGGAAGTCTCGCCTTGGTTATTAATTTTCCCGGCATTTTTCCTTTGTCTCACATTATTTTGTTTTAACTTTATTGGTGATGGGTTGCGTGATGCCCTGGATCCGAAAGACCGATAGGAGCGAATAATGACCCCTTTATTAGATGTAAAAAATCTCTATGTTCGCTTCAAAACGCCGGATGGCATTGTCACGGCGGTGAATGATTTAA
It includes:
- a CDS encoding ABC transporter substrate-binding protein, whose translation is MQHKLLLSALTLALSYSVQAVVVPEGTQLDEKQHIVINNGAEPQSFDPQKTEGVPESQVAYQLFEGLVTTDSDGKLLPGVAESWENTPDFKTWTFHLRKDAKWSNGEPVTAHDFVFAWRRLVDPATAAPYASFLSYLQVENAQDIIDGKKKPADLGVEAKDDYTFVIHATNPVPYAVSLTTHQSLLPLPQKVVEKFGDAWVKKENIVGNGAYKLTNHVINEKIEFERNPLYWNDKETVINGATFLAIENPSTDVARYRAGDLDITSYALPPEQFAKLQKELPGEVFTTRTLATYSYELNNKKAPFDNVNVRKALNLSLDRNVITDKVLGQGQTPTYVFTPTYIEEGQLIQQPAYSKEPMAQRNEEAIKLLEEAGYSKANPLKFSILYNTNENHKKVAIAAASMWKANTKGLVDVKLENQEWKTYIDSRRAGRYDVARAGWNADYNQATTFGNYFLSNSSNNTAKYANPEYDKAIAESYAATDAEGRAKAYAKAEEILAKDYGIVPIFNYVNPRLVKPYVKGYTGKDPQDQIYLRNLYIIKH
- the oppB gene encoding oligopeptide ABC transporter permease OppB, producing MLKFIFKRLLEALPTLFILITFSFFLMRLAPGSPFTSERAYPPEVMANIEAKYHLNEPLHKQYFLYLENLSKGDFGPSFKYKDQSVNDLIASAFPVSLKLGMIAFAFAVVLGVTAGTLAALNQNSRWDYILMSFSMLGVIMPSFVFAPVLVLIFAIYLGWLPAGGWNGGAAMYIVLPVASLTIAYVAGIARIMRGSMIEVLHSNFIRTAKAKGLSTSRIILKHALRPALLPVITYLGPAFVGIITGSMVIESVFGLPGMGLLFVNGALNRDYSLVLSLTILVGTLTILFNAIVDILYAIIDPKIRY
- the oppC gene encoding oligopeptide ABC transporter permease OppC, which encodes MTDYRTQPINQKNADFVEQVADRIEEMQLEGRSLWQDAKRRFFRNKAAVASLIILAFIIIFITIAPWFFPFTYEDTDWNMMSSAPTMEGYHFFGTDASGRDLLVRTAIGGRISLLVGIAGAFISVTIGTIYGAISGYVGGKTDMLMMRFLEILSSFPFMFFVILLVTLFGQNIFLIFIAIGAIAWLGLARIVRGQTLSLKNKEFVEAAIVCGVPRRQIIFKHIIPNVLGLVAVYASLEVPGLILFESFLSFLGLGTQEPMSSWGALLSDGAAQMEVSPWLLIFPAFFLCLTLFCFNFIGDGLRDALDPKDR